CGAACTGACGCAAGGCGAATGGATCCATGTCGTCGCGTCCTACGATCCGGGCGATGCGAGCGATCCTGGTGCGGGCGTTTCGATCTACAAAAACGGCGTGTTGCGCGCAAGCCCGCTCACGTCGCGCGGCGCGCGCTATGCCTCGTACGATATCCACGCTTCACACGGCCGCGCGCCGCTGCG
The DNA window shown above is from Candidatus Eremiobacteraceae bacterium and carries:
- a CDS encoding LamG-like jellyroll fold domain-containing protein, whose amino-acid sequence is ELTQGEWIHVVASYDPGDASDPGAGVSIYKNGVLRASPLTSRGARYASYDIHASHGRAPLRLGTRDLGSFFAGGLDEVAIYPRVLSAEEVADNFAGAARQ